CTGCTGGAGCTCCCAGTGCTGTAAACACACCCTGCAGGCGTCAGGACTCCGCTCTGTGTGTCTCCTCTGCAGTCTGCCGGATGCTCTCCTCTGTGATGTCACAGTCTGGATAAGCCCCGCCTCCTCACAAGCGTCTCCACACTCTGACTGACGGattgactgtgtgtgtttgtctttagaCCCAGAGAGACATGATCTTTGAGCTGCGCAGGATTGCGTTCGATGGAGACGGAGCAGAACCCAGCGGAACCGAGAAGAGGAAAGCGGCGGCGCACACCAAAGACTACAAGATGCTGGGATTCAGCGTCAGTACACACATACaggatgtgtgtgtctgtgtgtgtgtgtatgtgtgttgtgttgtgatgtGTGTTGTTGTGTCGTGTGTTCAGAATGCAGTGAATCCTGCGCTGGACTTCACTCAGACGCCACCGGGGATGCTGGCGCTGGACAACATGCTGTACCTGGCCAAACTACACCAGGACACATACATcagggtaacacacacacacacacacacacactggccaaaCTACACCAGGACACATACATcagggtaacacacacacacacacacacacacacacacacacactggccaaaCTACACCAGGACACATACATcagggtaacacacacacacacacacacacacacacacacacacacacacacacactggccaaaCTACACCAGGACACATACATcagggtaacacacacacacacacacacacacacacacactggccaaaCTACACCAGGACACTCTcttattcagtgtgtgtgtgtgtgtgtgtgtgtgtgtgtgtgtgtgcgcttcagATTGTTCTGGAAAACAGCAGTCGTGAGGATAAACACGAGTGTCCGTTCGCGCGCTGTGCCATCGAGCTGACGCGGGTGCTGTGTGATATTCTACAGGTCGGAGAGCTGCGTGAGTGTTTACCGTGTTCTGTTTACCACTCGcttccagtttagccaattatatttcagcactccaggttgccttggtgaCAGTGTATGTAATTTCAGTCTTGAAGACCCTCAGTGTATGCGGCTGCAGCTGATAGTGCGCCCTCTGCAGGACAGAAGCAGCCGCAGAgctgagacgcagattcagagttattaAAATACACATCAGGGGGGTTTAATTAGCGGAGAATATAACTGTTACAGATGTAAGCATTAGCTTATAGTGTACGGTCAGCTGCGCTAGTTCCTGTTGTGTCGTCAGTCTATGAATCAGGAGGAACCCGGTGGAGAAAACTCTCTTTGAATTTGTATTGAAATGcccagttcaaccactaggtgtcagtcCTGCACACTGCAGCTTTATCTGGAACAGAGTGTCTCAACAGAGCCATGGGTTCAGGACTGGaaggattcacacacacacacacatgcgtttgtttttgtgaattgtgggtacATCACATCGGCTTCCGCTTTtggagaaatgaggacgtcagcAATGTCCTCGTATTTCACCACCTTCTTGTCAGACctgtgtcattatacagatttgtgtcctgatatgtcacaaaaacacacacaaacacacactcttctggactctcacacacactcctctGGTCTCTGCAGCGAATGAAGGCTGTAATGACTTCCACCCCATGTTCTTTACACACGAGCGCGCCTGGGAAGAGTTCTTCTGCGTCTGCATACAGCTGCTCAACAAGACATGGAAGGAGATGAGGGCCACTGCTGAAGACTTcaacaaggtgtgtgtgtgtgtgtgtgtgtgtgtgtgtgtgtgtgcgcacatgtgcCTGTGTGTGAGTGAACATTGTCTCCTGGGGACCAAAtttccccacaagtatagcaatatgAGTAAGTCTTGACCTTACGTGTTCGTTTTTTTTTAGTCGCCGCGAGGAAAATGAttcataaatcagacagaatgaagtattttgaacaatgtgtgtgtgtgtgtgtgtgtgtgtgtggtgtgtgtgtgtgtgtgtgtgtgtgtgtgtgtgtgtgtgtgtgtgtgtgtgtgtgtgtgtgtgtgtgtgtgcgcgcgcgcgcgtgcgtgtggttgtgtgtgtgtgtgtgtgtgtgtgtgtgtgtgtgtgtgtgtgcatgtgtaggtGATGACGGTGGTGCGTGAGCAGATCACCCGGGCTCTAGCCCTGAAGCCTGCGTCTCTGGATCAGCTGCGGCTGAAGCTGCGCTCTCTGAGTTACTCTGAGATTCTGCGACTGCGTCAGTCCGAGAGGATGAGCCAAGATGACTTCCAGTCACCGCCTATCATGTGAGTCCagaagagcagcagtgaacatcCAGATCATTCCCACACTCATAGGCTTATTGATTATTGAGTGTCTTATTGATTATTGAGTGTTTTATTGATTATTGGTCGTTGTGTAGAttattgtgtgttgtgttgttgttcagTGAGCTCCGGGAGCGGATCCAGCCAGAGATCCTGGAGCTCATCAAGCAGCAGAGGCTCAGCCGGCTCTGTGAGGGAAGCTGCTTCCGCAAACTGGGGAACCGACGCCGGCAGGGTAAGCGGACAGGCCCTAACCCTGACTCTGATCCCAACCCTAAGCCTGACCCCAACCTTGACCCTGACCCCGACCATAACCCAGACCCCTGTCCCTAATTCTGACCCtgacactaaccctaacccagaCCCCTATCCTGACCCTAACCACGATTCTAAGCTTGTCCGTAACTCTGGCCCACAGCAGGTCTGTGTATTAGTGTGGTGTTTGTAATCCTGTATAATCCTCTGTCTCTATCCCTCAGAGAAGTTCTGGTTCTGCCGTCTCTCACTGAACCACAAGCTACTCCACTATGGGGATCTGGAGGAGTCTCCACAGGGCGAGGTGCCGCTGGAGCTGCTGACTGACAAGAGTGAGTGCTTATAtcagtgtataaacacacacactgcgcttctagagtgcttatatcagtgtataaacacacactaaGCTTATAGAGTGCTTATAtcagtgtataaacacacacactgcgcttctagagtg
The Danio aesculapii unplaced genomic scaffold, fDanAes4.1, whole genome shotgun sequence DNA segment above includes these coding regions:
- the elmo2 gene encoding engulfment and cell motility protein 2 encodes the protein MIFELRRIAFDGDGAEPSGTEKRKAAAHTKDYKMLGFSNAVNPALDFTQTPPGMLALDNMLYLAKLHQDTYIRIVLENSSREDKHECPFARCAIELTRVLCDILQVGELPNEGCNDFHPMFFTHERAWEEFFCVCIQLLNKTWKEMRATAEDFNKVMTVVREQITRALALKPASLDQLRLKLRSLSYSEILRLRQSERMSQDDFQSPPIIELRERIQPEILELIKQQRLSRLCEGSCFRKLGNRRRQEKFWFCRLSLNHKLLHYGDLEESPQGEVPLELLTDKIAVSDIKAVLTGKDCPHMKEKSALKQNKEVLELAFSILYDPDESLNFVAPNKYEYCIWTDGLSALLGKDLSSDLTRSDLDTLMSMEMKLRLLDLENITIPEAPPPVPKEPSSYNFNYNYG